GATGGTCCAATCATTACCGGACCAATAATATCAAAGACAGATTTATATTTCATAAGGATTTTCCCCCTGCTATTTAGACATTGTTATTACTTATATGTTACTTGAGCTTTTGACTTTTTGGAAGCTTTGTTTCACGCTCTTAAAAAATTTAAAAATTCTCATTTTTGTTAGAGATTCACGCACAAAAAAAGCGGTGTATTTATCCATAAAAATAGGATAAGCACACCGTTTTTTTTGCTATGTTATGCAGGAAAAGATGAATTACTTACGCTGCTTCTTGCTCTGAAGCTACATCGTCTACTGTTTTAATTTTAAAGTTTTTAAAAACAACTGAACCTATAAACCCAGCTAATGCTCCCGCTAGTGCACAAAGTACTGCACAAATTGTGACCTTCATAGGGTCATTAAACCCAAACATCACTGCAAGTCCTGCGATTGGCGTTGCCGTGCCTGCAGCATCATTTACTAATCCGAACAGAGCCACAACTACACCCGCTAGCGCCCCTCCAACAAAGTTGGTAATGTAAATAGGAATTGGATTGGCTGAAATAATATTCGCTTGTGTTAAAGGTTCAACTGCAACTGAAATGGTTGTACGACGATCCCCAATTTTTAATCGATCAAACAGCACATAGTTCATGAAAGAAGAACCAAATACAGCAAGAGCTCCAATCGCCATAGGCAATCCCGTTAACCCTAGCATAGCCGTTAAAGCCATTGAGCTAAGCGGAGCCGTTGCTACTACTGTAATAACTCCCCCTAAAATAATTCCCATCAAAATAGGGCTAGCACTTGTTGTATCTTTAATAATTCCTCCAATATTTAAAAGCGTCGCATCTACAATAGGTGAGAATGCATTACCAATTAATCTTGTTAAAGGTGCTGCAATTAAGATATTGCCTAATAAGTCTAGACCAGCAGGTGCCTTTTTCTCAATAAATTTCACTACAAATGCCATGAGGTATCCCGCAAAAAATCCAGGGAGCAAGCCTAGTCCTGAACACACCACGCCCATCATAAGAGCATATACAGGAGATACTCCTAACG
The genomic region above belongs to Priestia megaterium and contains:
- a CDS encoding PTS sugar transporter subunit IIC, whose product is MDILKGTGLLLLVLFLFWLFSNKAPYGMKAMGALASGAVAAFLVEAFQSYVGGDLLGISFLGEVGKAAGGMGGVAAAALVALALGVSPVYALMMGVVCSGLGLLPGFFAGYLMAFVVKFIEKKAPAGLDLLGNILIAAPLTRLIGNAFSPIVDATLLNIGGIIKDTTSASPILMGIILGGVITVVATAPLSSMALTAMLGLTGLPMAIGALAVFGSSFMNYVLFDRLKIGDRRTTISVAVEPLTQANIISANPIPIYITNFVGGALAGVVVALFGLVNDAAGTATPIAGLAVMFGFNDPMKVTICAVLCALAGALAGFIGSVVFKNFKIKTVDDVASEQEAA